The Artemia franciscana unplaced genomic scaffold, ASM3288406v1 PGA_scaffold_33, whole genome shotgun sequence genome includes a region encoding these proteins:
- the LOC136041698 gene encoding uncharacterized protein LOC136041698 — MSSWKIGDVAVAKFHGYPLWPVKIIGEVKQASGPTKFTVFCYGSHDFQTVSTQSLHDVKLKRTEALQKTTNEAKLAFYEMDNDPEIYQPYLENYRAKRKGTVSNSTEQPGHLSKNHPSNSSPDIGNQSSDLNMRLTQTQQELEAVKANLRDEISRKVSDRIKNQLPHSAESIISDVYDSLMVEYSPKFDFIEKQLKSLKKSFMILEESVKKIESRLDDIEQEDRLDSLIFSGVKQAPGADVKSCINNIISDKMGVQVYVSELTKVYRFTLPANPTRPDMIAPVLAQFSSKDVARKVFAAKSKLAKSGIFVSES; from the coding sequence ATGTCGTCCTGGAAAATCGGAGATGTTGCGGTTGCTAAGTTTCATGGTTATCCCTTGTGGCCAGTTAAAATTATTGGTGAAGTCAAGCAAGCTTCAGGTCCAACAAAATTCACCGTTTTCTGCTACGGGTCgcatgattttcaaacagtcTCTACCCAAAGCCTCCACGACGTCAAATTAAAGAGAACAGAGGCACTGCAAAAAACTACTAACGAGGCCAAGCTTGCTTTCTATGAAATGGACAATGACCCAGAAATCTACCAGCCATACTTGGAAAATTATCGTGCTAAGCGCAAGGGCACTGTTTCTAACAGCACTGAACAACCAGGACATCTTTCGAAAAATCATCCGTCAAATTCAAGCCCGGATATAGGCAACCAATCTTCTGACCTGAACATGAGACTAACTCAGACCCAACAAGAATTGGAAGCTGTAAAAGCGAATCTCAGGGATGAAATCTCACGTAAAGTTTCTGATCGCATAAAAAATCAACTCCCGCACTCGGCTGAATCAATTATATCTGACGTATATGATTCTTTGATGGTCGAATACTcgccaaaatttgattttatcgaaaagcaactaaaatcgctaaaaaaaagcttcatgaTACTCGAAGAGAGTGTGAAAAAGATTGAAAGTAGACTTGACGATATTGAGCAGGAAGATAGGCTGGATTCACTTATTTTCAGTGGTGTCAAACAAGCTCCGggtgctgatgtaaaatcgtgtattaataatattatctcGGACAAGATGGGTGTACAAGTTTATGTTTCGGAACTAACTAAAGTGTATAGATTTACCCTTCCAGCGAATCCTACGCGGCCTGATATGATTGCACCGGTACTCGCCCAGTTTTCGTCTAAAGATGTGGCTAGAAAGGTATTTGCTGCTAAGAGCAAACTGGCCAAATCTGGTATATTTGTGTCAGAAAGTTAA